A genome region from Desulfosoma caldarium includes the following:
- the qrcC gene encoding menaquinone reductase iron-sulfur cluster-binding subunit QrcC, producing the protein MSGSAHSEHAESKVRYGMVIDLDKCTGCGACSVACQQENNVSFRPDESDKLRTLSWMTLYRLENGADYPDYRVAMLPRPCMHCDSPHHSPCTFVCPVNATIRDEHTGIVDHVAVRCIGCRYCMVACPYHARSFNWWDPTWPKSMEAMLTPEVSPRMRGVVEKCTFCHHRLNLARDRARLNGEDPDTVVYTPACAEACPTRAITFGNLKDPNSEVAKLAKDARAFRILEKLHTEPKVYYLSSAQWIRRQSDNNL; encoded by the coding sequence ATGAGTGGAAGCGCACATTCGGAGCATGCGGAAAGCAAGGTCCGTTACGGCATGGTCATCGATTTGGACAAGTGCACCGGCTGTGGAGCCTGTTCGGTGGCCTGCCAGCAGGAAAACAACGTCTCTTTTCGGCCCGATGAAAGCGACAAACTGCGCACCTTGTCCTGGATGACTTTGTATCGGCTGGAAAACGGTGCGGACTATCCCGACTATCGCGTGGCCATGCTGCCTCGGCCCTGCATGCACTGCGATTCGCCACACCATTCCCCGTGCACTTTTGTGTGCCCGGTCAACGCCACCATTCGCGACGAACACACGGGCATCGTGGACCATGTGGCCGTACGCTGCATCGGATGCCGCTACTGCATGGTGGCCTGCCCCTATCATGCCCGTTCCTTCAACTGGTGGGATCCCACATGGCCCAAATCCATGGAAGCCATGCTCACACCCGAGGTGAGCCCGCGGATGCGCGGTGTGGTGGAAAAATGCACCTTTTGCCATCACCGCTTGAACCTGGCTCGAGACCGCGCTCGACTCAATGGAGAAGACCCGGACACGGTCGTCTACACGCCGGCGTGCGCGGAAGCGTGCCCCACCCGCGCCATCACCTTTGGCAACCTCAAGGACCCGAACAGTGAGGTGGCCAAGCTGGCCAAGGATGCTCGAGCCTTTCGCATTCTGGAAAAACTGCACACGGAACCCAAGGTCTATTACCTGAGTTCCGCGCAGTGGATACGGCGTCAGTCGGACAACAATCTGTGA
- a CDS encoding molybdopterin-containing oxidoreductase family protein, producing the protein MSLGRRAFLQFVGGAIGGTLLTPIPWKLADDSAIWTQNWSWRPSPERGEITRVHSICQMCPGGCGITVRLVNGRRAVAVTGNAAHALSRGGVCPLGASGLQYLYAPYRIAKPLKQKGARGDVKGFQEISWDEALKEVATKLTQLRAEGKSHTVACLTGQKRSTIAPLWRQFLTAYGSPNFYTMPDASDSARLAVALTTGTDADIGFRWHKASYVLSFGAPLLEGWGSPVYLQQIFSLWQTERLGVPKTLWVHVDARASLTASKAHRWIACQPGTEAALALGIAHVLVREKLYDAAFVADKVFGFEDWVDLSGAQRKGFKSLVLTQYGLDEVSKITGVAPQTIQELARQLAQQKYPLVVWGQDKGEKPNNLYHDLAFLALNALLGNLSPAGTLALVPHDPWTVFPEPVLDAEAYRGLGQPALGRPATVPRTKVPVNTVMLFLEAMAAGSEYPVELLFVHEANPVYSLQETSLVTQAFQKAGMVVSFSSYMDETSQWADLVLPNHNALERLDDVIGLPGAPVATYALASPILKPHHDTRSTGDVVLSLAAALGGGVAQSLPWKSYEEVLKRRVSVIAETRSGLVAAAGSFDPARVSADRGLAPNYKDATDLWNKLKAGACWVDAAPTPLSFATPSQRYELACQGLMSSVSPSASDELFLPRFHPLKPSGDESEYPLLLTTYATLMLSEGYVPNAPFMNKLLPDDLLRAQDVFVDIHPETARSLGLTDKGSALLKTPRGEARVRVRITTGVRPGVVAVPQGFGHTAYDAYVQNKGFNANSLVEVQLDPVTGLGTVWATRAQLRRA; encoded by the coding sequence ATGAGTCTTGGGCGAAGAGCGTTTTTACAGTTTGTGGGCGGAGCCATTGGGGGCACGTTGCTCACCCCTATCCCCTGGAAATTAGCCGACGATTCCGCCATATGGACGCAAAATTGGTCGTGGCGGCCGTCGCCCGAGCGGGGCGAGATCACGCGCGTGCACAGCATTTGCCAGATGTGCCCGGGAGGGTGCGGTATCACGGTTCGTTTGGTCAACGGCCGCCGCGCCGTGGCCGTGACGGGCAATGCGGCGCATGCCTTGAGCAGGGGCGGCGTGTGTCCCTTAGGGGCGTCCGGTTTGCAGTACCTTTATGCCCCCTACCGCATTGCCAAGCCGTTGAAGCAAAAGGGGGCGCGAGGCGATGTCAAGGGATTTCAAGAAATTTCCTGGGATGAAGCCCTGAAAGAGGTAGCCACCAAACTGACCCAGCTGCGCGCCGAGGGCAAATCCCATACCGTGGCCTGCCTCACCGGCCAGAAACGCTCCACCATAGCCCCGCTGTGGCGGCAGTTTCTTACGGCATACGGATCCCCCAATTTTTACACCATGCCCGATGCCTCCGACAGCGCGCGCTTGGCCGTGGCGCTGACCACGGGCACCGACGCAGACATCGGATTTCGGTGGCACAAAGCCTCCTATGTGCTTTCCTTCGGTGCCCCTTTGCTGGAAGGCTGGGGAAGTCCCGTTTACTTGCAACAGATTTTTAGCCTCTGGCAGACAGAAAGACTCGGGGTTCCCAAGACACTGTGGGTTCACGTGGATGCTCGAGCGAGCCTCACAGCGTCCAAGGCTCATCGCTGGATTGCCTGCCAGCCGGGCACGGAGGCGGCTTTGGCCTTGGGCATAGCACATGTTCTGGTGCGGGAAAAACTCTACGATGCGGCTTTCGTGGCGGACAAGGTCTTCGGCTTTGAAGATTGGGTGGACCTCTCGGGCGCGCAGCGCAAAGGGTTCAAGAGCCTGGTGCTGACCCAATACGGGCTGGACGAGGTGTCCAAGATCACCGGCGTGGCGCCTCAAACCATTCAGGAACTGGCTCGGCAATTGGCGCAGCAAAAGTATCCACTGGTGGTCTGGGGCCAGGACAAGGGAGAGAAACCCAATAACCTTTACCACGACCTGGCCTTCTTGGCCCTCAACGCCCTGTTGGGCAATCTCTCACCTGCCGGAACACTGGCTCTGGTGCCCCATGATCCATGGACGGTATTTCCGGAACCCGTTCTGGATGCGGAAGCCTACCGAGGGCTTGGACAACCCGCCTTGGGGCGCCCTGCCACGGTGCCTCGCACCAAGGTTCCCGTCAACACGGTCATGCTCTTCCTGGAAGCCATGGCGGCCGGGTCCGAATATCCCGTGGAACTCCTGTTCGTCCACGAAGCCAACCCTGTCTACAGTTTGCAGGAAACGTCACTGGTCACCCAGGCCTTTCAAAAGGCGGGCATGGTCGTCTCCTTTTCTTCCTACATGGACGAAACCTCGCAGTGGGCAGATCTGGTCCTTCCCAACCACAACGCGTTGGAACGGCTCGATGACGTCATCGGGTTACCCGGCGCCCCCGTGGCCACCTATGCGCTAGCATCCCCCATCTTGAAGCCGCACCATGACACGCGGTCCACCGGAGATGTTGTGCTTTCGCTGGCCGCGGCGCTGGGGGGCGGCGTGGCGCAAAGCCTTCCGTGGAAGTCTTACGAAGAAGTGCTCAAGAGAAGGGTTTCGGTCATTGCAGAAACCCGATCGGGCCTGGTGGCGGCTGCAGGCAGCTTTGACCCTGCCAGGGTCTCCGCGGATCGAGGCTTGGCACCCAATTACAAGGACGCCACAGACCTGTGGAACAAGCTCAAAGCCGGAGCCTGCTGGGTGGATGCGGCGCCCACGCCGCTAAGTTTTGCTACACCGTCGCAGCGTTACGAACTGGCCTGCCAGGGACTCATGTCCAGCGTCTCCCCTTCGGCTTCCGACGAACTGTTCTTGCCGAGGTTTCATCCCCTGAAACCTTCGGGCGACGAAAGCGAATACCCCTTGTTGCTCACAACCTACGCCACGCTGATGCTTTCGGAAGGCTATGTGCCCAACGCTCCGTTCATGAACAAACTGCTTCCGGACGATCTTCTGCGCGCCCAAGACGTGTTCGTGGACATTCACCCGGAAACGGCGCGGTCCTTAGGACTGACCGACAAGGGATCTGCGCTGCTGAAGACTCCTCGAGGAGAAGCCCGCGTGCGGGTGCGGATCACGACGGGAGTACGGCCCGGGGTCGTAGCCGTGCCTCAGGGATTCGGGCACACGGCCTACGACGCCTATGTGCAGAACAAGGGCTTCAATGCCAACAGCCTCGTCGAAGTACAGCTGGATCCCGTGACGGGTCTGGGCACGGTGTGGGCGACTCGAGCCCAACTTCGGCGGGCTTAG
- the qrcD gene encoding menaquinone reductase integral membrane subunit QrcD: MDKALIPEGVKRCPLPVFGLWMLFLLAVIAWGIYAGLTVLIKGLNVTGLNNYFGFGLYITVDLGIIALGAGAFFSGFMYYGLSRFFPRLKELHKIINLAVIVGFCCYTGALLVLLLEIGQPLRGWFGYWHANVHSMLTEVIFCISCYAIVLIIEFVPIILENRKLDAVKPLHIFGHNLHEIMAIFAMTGTFLSFFHQGSLGGVPGVMFGRPFAYRTGFFIWPWTFFLFTLSAMACGPAFTALICRIIEKVSRKTLVDRSVYELIAKVTGSLLLIYLILKTLDTLYWALDTAPGFGFKLSDFYEAPYGMWLLFTELGVCGVLPVILLLTPQTRNSNGLLFLGFFLNCAGIVINRFVMTVQALAIPVMPFDQWAVYIPTWAEWAPCIAMLAYGAVIVSLSYRYLPIFPREKELNP; encoded by the coding sequence ATGGATAAGGCTTTGATTCCGGAAGGTGTGAAGCGGTGCCCACTGCCGGTTTTTGGCTTGTGGATGTTGTTCTTGCTGGCGGTGATCGCCTGGGGCATCTACGCCGGCCTGACCGTCCTCATCAAGGGGTTGAACGTTACCGGTTTAAACAACTACTTCGGCTTCGGGCTCTATATCACGGTGGATCTCGGCATCATCGCTTTGGGTGCCGGAGCCTTCTTTTCCGGCTTCATGTATTACGGCCTGTCCCGATTCTTTCCTCGACTCAAAGAGCTTCACAAGATCATCAATCTGGCCGTCATTGTGGGGTTTTGCTGTTACACCGGTGCCTTGTTGGTGCTTCTTTTGGAAATCGGGCAGCCGCTTAGAGGCTGGTTCGGCTACTGGCACGCCAACGTGCATTCCATGCTCACGGAAGTCATCTTTTGTATTTCCTGTTACGCCATCGTGTTGATCATCGAATTTGTGCCCATCATATTGGAAAATCGTAAGCTGGACGCCGTGAAACCCCTGCACATCTTTGGGCATAATCTCCATGAGATCATGGCCATCTTTGCCATGACCGGAACCTTTTTAAGCTTTTTCCATCAGGGCTCTCTGGGCGGTGTGCCCGGCGTCATGTTCGGACGCCCCTTTGCTTACCGCACCGGGTTTTTTATCTGGCCCTGGACCTTCTTTCTGTTCACCCTTTCGGCCATGGCCTGCGGTCCCGCCTTTACGGCACTCATTTGCCGGATCATCGAAAAGGTGAGTCGCAAGACTCTTGTGGACCGCAGTGTTTATGAACTGATTGCCAAGGTCACCGGCAGCTTGCTTCTGATCTACCTCATCTTAAAAACCCTGGATACTCTCTACTGGGCCCTGGACACGGCGCCCGGCTTCGGATTCAAGCTCAGCGACTTCTACGAGGCGCCCTACGGCATGTGGCTTCTCTTTACAGAACTGGGCGTCTGCGGTGTCCTTCCGGTCATTCTGCTGCTCACGCCCCAGACCAGGAATTCCAACGGCCTGCTCTTCCTGGGCTTCTTCCTCAACTGCGCAGGAATCGTCATCAACCGGTTCGTCATGACCGTGCAAGCGTTGGCCATTCCCGTGATGCCTTTTGATCAGTGGGCGGTCTACATCCCTACATGGGCCGAATGGGCGCCGTGCATTGCCATGCTGGCTTACGGGGCCGTCATCGTGTCGTTGTCGTATCGGTATCTGCCCATATTCCCGAGAGAAAAAGAGCTGAATCCTTGA